One part of the Phragmites australis chromosome 3, lpPhrAust1.1, whole genome shotgun sequence genome encodes these proteins:
- the LOC133912022 gene encoding cell cycle checkpoint protein RAD17-like isoform X5, with translation MTWACQAGSIRETKELWVDKYKPHSSAELAVHKKKVEDVRKWLEEKLKAPEQTVGGWTLVLTGETGVGKSATVKAIAADLGADLCEWTTPVPTLWAEHVHANSGLRYISKLEEFENFVEKIRKYSLLCPTSTRSQRKLIIILIDDIPVTSGNVAFARLGKCLTGLIQSTQVPTVISLTHYHKSESNDTAMWNSDDLESLLQGAGAHKIAFNPVTTNSIEKILIKICKEECCNASEELVHQIAISSGGDIRHAIMSLQYYCHDPRRQNSALATSGRHAGSKSCDSLVPGQESHGLSSAQPSPCGRDETLTLFHALGKFLHNKRETHGDVDIDLDPFPLKEKLRRKSLKMDVPEKILSQAHGKVRTVADFLYENVLDFIDHEAVDDGWVVASYLSEADCLLAGSPMASYNSENMAQLIAASVAARGVLFGNAHVTPSRWHTIRSPKFWQIEQSFRSTKDQILRERFDCSRTCGSCNFSDIVTEFRPFERWIGPRNDRPGSSSLPHGLEGGSYLIDRLDADVNNSEEDDDVIEDC, from the exons ATGACTTGGGCATGCCAG GCAGGATCTATACGGGAAACAAAAGAGCTTTGGGTTGACAAGTACAAGCCCCACTCATCGGCAGAGCTTGCCGTTCATAAAAAGAAG GTTGAAGATGTAAGGAAATGGTTGGAAGAAAAGCTGAAGGCACCAGAG CAAACAGTTGGAGGATGGACCCTTGTCCTAACTGGGGAAACTGGTGTTGGAAAATCA GCAACTGTGAAAGCAATTGCTGCGGACCTTGGAGCGGACTTATGTGAGTGGACAACTCCAGTACCAACACTGTGGGCTGAGCATGTGCATGCTAATTCAG GATTACGCTACATATCCAAGTTGGAAGAATTTGAAAACTTTGTAGAGAAGATAAGGAAATATTCACTGCTTTGTCCAACCAGCACCAGATCTCAAAGAAAGCTTATTATTATTCTGATTGATGACATCCCTGTAACAAGTGGGAATGTTGCTTTTGCAAGACTAGGAAAATGTTTGACTGGTCTGATTCAAAGTACTCAAGTACCGACTGTCATTTCACTTACCCACTATCACAAAAGTGAGAGTAATGATACTGCAATGTGGAATTCCGATGACCTTGAGTCCTTACTTCAAGGTGCTGGTGCTCATAAG ATTGCTTTCAACCCCGTAACTACAAATTCTATCGAGAAAATTCTTATTAAAATATGCAAAGAAGAATGCTGTAACGCATCTgaagaattagtgcatcaaatAGCAATATCCAGTGGAGGTGATATCAGACATGCAATAATGTCTCTTCAATACTATTGTCATGATCCGAGAAGGCAAAATTCTGCATTGGCAACAAGTGGTAGGCATGCTGGTTCGAAGAGCTGTGATTCTCTGGTTCCAGGGCAGGAGAGCCATGGCCTTAGCAGTGCACAACCCTCTCCATGCGGAAGAGACGAGACACTTACACTATTTCATGCGTTGGGGAAATTTCTGCACAATAAGAGGGAAACACATGGTGATGTTGATATCG ACCTGGATCCATTTCCTCTTAAAGAAAAGCTAAGAAGAAAATCACTCAAAATGGATGTTCCAGAAAAGATTCTTTCACAAGCACACGGAAAAGTACGGACAGTTGCTGATTTTCTGTATGAAAATG TTCTTGATTTCATTGACCATGAAGCTGTTGATGATGGATGGGTTGTGGCGTCATATTTGAGTGAGGCGGATTGTCTTCTTGCTGGTAGTCCAATGGCATCATACAACTCAGAAAACATGGCACAACTCATCGCTGCTTCTGTTGCAGCACGGGGAGTTCTTTTCGGAAATGCTCATGTCACACCCTCAAG GTGGCATACAATCCGGAGCCCGAAGTTTTGGCAGATTGAACAGTCATTTCGATCTACTAAG GACCAGATTCTAAGAGAGAGATTTGATTGTTCAAGGACGTGTGGTTCTTGCAACTTCTCTGACATAGTCACGGAATTCAGACCATTCGAGAGATGGATCGGTCCTCGTAATGATAGGCCTGGAAGCAGCTCCTTGCCCCACGGTCTGGAAGGTGGCTCTTACTTGATCGATAGACTTGATGCAGATGTAAATAACTCTGAAGAAGATGACGATGTGATAGAAGACTGTTAA
- the LOC133912022 gene encoding cell cycle checkpoint protein RAD17-like isoform X3, producing MGKRPPVVVLSSSSGEDGGGGRRGPSARRPRTPATAPARAQAQAASGSRKKPRHEGSAGRGRRRASDAAPSDALKAGSIRETKELWVDKYKPHSSAELAVHKKKVEDVRKWLEEKLKAPEQTVGGWTLVLTGETGVGKSATVKAIAADLGADLCEWTTPVPTLWAEHVHANSGLRYISKLEEFENFVEKIRKYSLLCPTSTRSQRKLIIILIDDIPVTSGNVAFARLGKCLTGLIQSTQVPTVISLTHYHKSESNDTAMWNSDDLESLLQGAGAHKIAFNPVTTNSIEKILIKICKEECCNASEELVHQIAISSGGDIRHAIMSLQYYCHDPRRQNSALATSGRHAGSKSCDSLVPGQESHGLSSAQPSPCGRDETLTLFHALGKFLHNKRETHGDVDIDLDPFPLKEKLRRKSLKMDVPEKILSQAHGKVRTVADFLYENVLDFIDHEAVDDGWVVASYLSEADCLLAGSPMASYNSENMAQLIAASVAARGVLFGNAHVTPSRWHTIRSPKFWQIEQSFRSTKDQILRERFDCSRTCGSCNFSDIVTEFRPFERWIGPRNDRPGSSSLPHGLEGGSYLIDRLDADVNNSEEDDDVIEDC from the exons atGGGGAAGCGGCCGCCGGTCGTcgtcctctcctcttcctctggcGAAGATGGCGGCGGGGGGCGCCGCGGCCCTTCGGCGCGGAGACCAAGGACCCCTGCGACCGCGCCGGCGCGGGCGCAAGCTCAGGCAGCGAGCGGCTCGAGGAAAAAGCCGCGCCACGAGGGCAGCGCGGGGAGGGGGCGCCGCCGCGCCTCGGACGCCGCGCCGTCCGACGCCTTGAAG GCAGGATCTATACGGGAAACAAAAGAGCTTTGGGTTGACAAGTACAAGCCCCACTCATCGGCAGAGCTTGCCGTTCATAAAAAGAAG GTTGAAGATGTAAGGAAATGGTTGGAAGAAAAGCTGAAGGCACCAGAG CAAACAGTTGGAGGATGGACCCTTGTCCTAACTGGGGAAACTGGTGTTGGAAAATCA GCAACTGTGAAAGCAATTGCTGCGGACCTTGGAGCGGACTTATGTGAGTGGACAACTCCAGTACCAACACTGTGGGCTGAGCATGTGCATGCTAATTCAG GATTACGCTACATATCCAAGTTGGAAGAATTTGAAAACTTTGTAGAGAAGATAAGGAAATATTCACTGCTTTGTCCAACCAGCACCAGATCTCAAAGAAAGCTTATTATTATTCTGATTGATGACATCCCTGTAACAAGTGGGAATGTTGCTTTTGCAAGACTAGGAAAATGTTTGACTGGTCTGATTCAAAGTACTCAAGTACCGACTGTCATTTCACTTACCCACTATCACAAAAGTGAGAGTAATGATACTGCAATGTGGAATTCCGATGACCTTGAGTCCTTACTTCAAGGTGCTGGTGCTCATAAG ATTGCTTTCAACCCCGTAACTACAAATTCTATCGAGAAAATTCTTATTAAAATATGCAAAGAAGAATGCTGTAACGCATCTgaagaattagtgcatcaaatAGCAATATCCAGTGGAGGTGATATCAGACATGCAATAATGTCTCTTCAATACTATTGTCATGATCCGAGAAGGCAAAATTCTGCATTGGCAACAAGTGGTAGGCATGCTGGTTCGAAGAGCTGTGATTCTCTGGTTCCAGGGCAGGAGAGCCATGGCCTTAGCAGTGCACAACCCTCTCCATGCGGAAGAGACGAGACACTTACACTATTTCATGCGTTGGGGAAATTTCTGCACAATAAGAGGGAAACACATGGTGATGTTGATATCG ACCTGGATCCATTTCCTCTTAAAGAAAAGCTAAGAAGAAAATCACTCAAAATGGATGTTCCAGAAAAGATTCTTTCACAAGCACACGGAAAAGTACGGACAGTTGCTGATTTTCTGTATGAAAATG TTCTTGATTTCATTGACCATGAAGCTGTTGATGATGGATGGGTTGTGGCGTCATATTTGAGTGAGGCGGATTGTCTTCTTGCTGGTAGTCCAATGGCATCATACAACTCAGAAAACATGGCACAACTCATCGCTGCTTCTGTTGCAGCACGGGGAGTTCTTTTCGGAAATGCTCATGTCACACCCTCAAG GTGGCATACAATCCGGAGCCCGAAGTTTTGGCAGATTGAACAGTCATTTCGATCTACTAAG GACCAGATTCTAAGAGAGAGATTTGATTGTTCAAGGACGTGTGGTTCTTGCAACTTCTCTGACATAGTCACGGAATTCAGACCATTCGAGAGATGGATCGGTCCTCGTAATGATAGGCCTGGAAGCAGCTCCTTGCCCCACGGTCTGGAAGGTGGCTCTTACTTGATCGATAGACTTGATGCAGATGTAAATAACTCTGAAGAAGATGACGATGTGATAGAAGACTGTTAA
- the LOC133912022 gene encoding cell cycle checkpoint protein RAD17-like isoform X1 → MGKRPPVVVLSSSSGEDGGGGRRGPSARRPRTPATAPARAQAQAASGSRKKPRHEGSAGRGRRRASDAAPSDALKVINPNLRLNLICSLKSFQNALMTWACQAGSIRETKELWVDKYKPHSSAELAVHKKKVEDVRKWLEEKLKAPEQTVGGWTLVLTGETGVGKSATVKAIAADLGADLCEWTTPVPTLWAEHVHANSGLRYISKLEEFENFVEKIRKYSLLCPTSTRSQRKLIIILIDDIPVTSGNVAFARLGKCLTGLIQSTQVPTVISLTHYHKSESNDTAMWNSDDLESLLQGAGAHKIAFNPVTTNSIEKILIKICKEECCNASEELVHQIAISSGGDIRHAIMSLQYYCHDPRRQNSALATSGRHAGSKSCDSLVPGQESHGLSSAQPSPCGRDETLTLFHALGKFLHNKRETHGDVDIDLDPFPLKEKLRRKSLKMDVPEKILSQAHGKVRTVADFLYENVLDFIDHEAVDDGWVVASYLSEADCLLAGSPMASYNSENMAQLIAASVAARGVLFGNAHVTPSRWHTIRSPKFWQIEQSFRSTKDQILRERFDCSRTCGSCNFSDIVTEFRPFERWIGPRNDRPGSSSLPHGLEGGSYLIDRLDADVNNSEEDDDVIEDC, encoded by the exons atGGGGAAGCGGCCGCCGGTCGTcgtcctctcctcttcctctggcGAAGATGGCGGCGGGGGGCGCCGCGGCCCTTCGGCGCGGAGACCAAGGACCCCTGCGACCGCGCCGGCGCGGGCGCAAGCTCAGGCAGCGAGCGGCTCGAGGAAAAAGCCGCGCCACGAGGGCAGCGCGGGGAGGGGGCGCCGCCGCGCCTCGGACGCCGCGCCGTCCGACGCCTTGAAGGTGATAAACCCGAATTTGAG GCTGAATTTGATATGCTCTCTGAAGAGTTTTCAGAATGCCTTAATGACTTGGGCATGCCAG GCAGGATCTATACGGGAAACAAAAGAGCTTTGGGTTGACAAGTACAAGCCCCACTCATCGGCAGAGCTTGCCGTTCATAAAAAGAAG GTTGAAGATGTAAGGAAATGGTTGGAAGAAAAGCTGAAGGCACCAGAG CAAACAGTTGGAGGATGGACCCTTGTCCTAACTGGGGAAACTGGTGTTGGAAAATCA GCAACTGTGAAAGCAATTGCTGCGGACCTTGGAGCGGACTTATGTGAGTGGACAACTCCAGTACCAACACTGTGGGCTGAGCATGTGCATGCTAATTCAG GATTACGCTACATATCCAAGTTGGAAGAATTTGAAAACTTTGTAGAGAAGATAAGGAAATATTCACTGCTTTGTCCAACCAGCACCAGATCTCAAAGAAAGCTTATTATTATTCTGATTGATGACATCCCTGTAACAAGTGGGAATGTTGCTTTTGCAAGACTAGGAAAATGTTTGACTGGTCTGATTCAAAGTACTCAAGTACCGACTGTCATTTCACTTACCCACTATCACAAAAGTGAGAGTAATGATACTGCAATGTGGAATTCCGATGACCTTGAGTCCTTACTTCAAGGTGCTGGTGCTCATAAG ATTGCTTTCAACCCCGTAACTACAAATTCTATCGAGAAAATTCTTATTAAAATATGCAAAGAAGAATGCTGTAACGCATCTgaagaattagtgcatcaaatAGCAATATCCAGTGGAGGTGATATCAGACATGCAATAATGTCTCTTCAATACTATTGTCATGATCCGAGAAGGCAAAATTCTGCATTGGCAACAAGTGGTAGGCATGCTGGTTCGAAGAGCTGTGATTCTCTGGTTCCAGGGCAGGAGAGCCATGGCCTTAGCAGTGCACAACCCTCTCCATGCGGAAGAGACGAGACACTTACACTATTTCATGCGTTGGGGAAATTTCTGCACAATAAGAGGGAAACACATGGTGATGTTGATATCG ACCTGGATCCATTTCCTCTTAAAGAAAAGCTAAGAAGAAAATCACTCAAAATGGATGTTCCAGAAAAGATTCTTTCACAAGCACACGGAAAAGTACGGACAGTTGCTGATTTTCTGTATGAAAATG TTCTTGATTTCATTGACCATGAAGCTGTTGATGATGGATGGGTTGTGGCGTCATATTTGAGTGAGGCGGATTGTCTTCTTGCTGGTAGTCCAATGGCATCATACAACTCAGAAAACATGGCACAACTCATCGCTGCTTCTGTTGCAGCACGGGGAGTTCTTTTCGGAAATGCTCATGTCACACCCTCAAG GTGGCATACAATCCGGAGCCCGAAGTTTTGGCAGATTGAACAGTCATTTCGATCTACTAAG GACCAGATTCTAAGAGAGAGATTTGATTGTTCAAGGACGTGTGGTTCTTGCAACTTCTCTGACATAGTCACGGAATTCAGACCATTCGAGAGATGGATCGGTCCTCGTAATGATAGGCCTGGAAGCAGCTCCTTGCCCCACGGTCTGGAAGGTGGCTCTTACTTGATCGATAGACTTGATGCAGATGTAAATAACTCTGAAGAAGATGACGATGTGATAGAAGACTGTTAA
- the LOC133912022 gene encoding cell cycle checkpoint protein RAD17-like isoform X4, with protein sequence MLSEEFSECLNDLGMPGSIRETKELWVDKYKPHSSAELAVHKKKVEDVRKWLEEKLKAPEQTVGGWTLVLTGETGVGKSATVKAIAADLGADLCEWTTPVPTLWAEHVHANSGLRYISKLEEFENFVEKIRKYSLLCPTSTRSQRKLIIILIDDIPVTSGNVAFARLGKCLTGLIQSTQVPTVISLTHYHKSESNDTAMWNSDDLESLLQGAGAHKIAFNPVTTNSIEKILIKICKEECCNASEELVHQIAISSGGDIRHAIMSLQYYCHDPRRQNSALATSGRHAGSKSCDSLVPGQESHGLSSAQPSPCGRDETLTLFHALGKFLHNKRETHGDVDIDLDPFPLKEKLRRKSLKMDVPEKILSQAHGKVRTVADFLYENVLDFIDHEAVDDGWVVASYLSEADCLLAGSPMASYNSENMAQLIAASVAARGVLFGNAHVTPSRWHTIRSPKFWQIEQSFRSTKDQILRERFDCSRTCGSCNFSDIVTEFRPFERWIGPRNDRPGSSSLPHGLEGGSYLIDRLDADVNNSEEDDDVIEDC encoded by the exons ATGCTCTCTGAAGAGTTTTCAGAATGCCTTAATGACTTGGGCATGCCAG GATCTATACGGGAAACAAAAGAGCTTTGGGTTGACAAGTACAAGCCCCACTCATCGGCAGAGCTTGCCGTTCATAAAAAGAAG GTTGAAGATGTAAGGAAATGGTTGGAAGAAAAGCTGAAGGCACCAGAG CAAACAGTTGGAGGATGGACCCTTGTCCTAACTGGGGAAACTGGTGTTGGAAAATCA GCAACTGTGAAAGCAATTGCTGCGGACCTTGGAGCGGACTTATGTGAGTGGACAACTCCAGTACCAACACTGTGGGCTGAGCATGTGCATGCTAATTCAG GATTACGCTACATATCCAAGTTGGAAGAATTTGAAAACTTTGTAGAGAAGATAAGGAAATATTCACTGCTTTGTCCAACCAGCACCAGATCTCAAAGAAAGCTTATTATTATTCTGATTGATGACATCCCTGTAACAAGTGGGAATGTTGCTTTTGCAAGACTAGGAAAATGTTTGACTGGTCTGATTCAAAGTACTCAAGTACCGACTGTCATTTCACTTACCCACTATCACAAAAGTGAGAGTAATGATACTGCAATGTGGAATTCCGATGACCTTGAGTCCTTACTTCAAGGTGCTGGTGCTCATAAG ATTGCTTTCAACCCCGTAACTACAAATTCTATCGAGAAAATTCTTATTAAAATATGCAAAGAAGAATGCTGTAACGCATCTgaagaattagtgcatcaaatAGCAATATCCAGTGGAGGTGATATCAGACATGCAATAATGTCTCTTCAATACTATTGTCATGATCCGAGAAGGCAAAATTCTGCATTGGCAACAAGTGGTAGGCATGCTGGTTCGAAGAGCTGTGATTCTCTGGTTCCAGGGCAGGAGAGCCATGGCCTTAGCAGTGCACAACCCTCTCCATGCGGAAGAGACGAGACACTTACACTATTTCATGCGTTGGGGAAATTTCTGCACAATAAGAGGGAAACACATGGTGATGTTGATATCG ACCTGGATCCATTTCCTCTTAAAGAAAAGCTAAGAAGAAAATCACTCAAAATGGATGTTCCAGAAAAGATTCTTTCACAAGCACACGGAAAAGTACGGACAGTTGCTGATTTTCTGTATGAAAATG TTCTTGATTTCATTGACCATGAAGCTGTTGATGATGGATGGGTTGTGGCGTCATATTTGAGTGAGGCGGATTGTCTTCTTGCTGGTAGTCCAATGGCATCATACAACTCAGAAAACATGGCACAACTCATCGCTGCTTCTGTTGCAGCACGGGGAGTTCTTTTCGGAAATGCTCATGTCACACCCTCAAG GTGGCATACAATCCGGAGCCCGAAGTTTTGGCAGATTGAACAGTCATTTCGATCTACTAAG GACCAGATTCTAAGAGAGAGATTTGATTGTTCAAGGACGTGTGGTTCTTGCAACTTCTCTGACATAGTCACGGAATTCAGACCATTCGAGAGATGGATCGGTCCTCGTAATGATAGGCCTGGAAGCAGCTCCTTGCCCCACGGTCTGGAAGGTGGCTCTTACTTGATCGATAGACTTGATGCAGATGTAAATAACTCTGAAGAAGATGACGATGTGATAGAAGACTGTTAA
- the LOC133912022 gene encoding cell cycle checkpoint protein RAD17-like isoform X2 gives MGKRPPVVVLSSSSGEDGGGGRRGPSARRPRTPATAPARAQAQAASGSRKKPRHEGSAGRGRRRASDAAPSDALKAEFDMLSEEFSECLNDLGMPGSIRETKELWVDKYKPHSSAELAVHKKKVEDVRKWLEEKLKAPEQTVGGWTLVLTGETGVGKSATVKAIAADLGADLCEWTTPVPTLWAEHVHANSGLRYISKLEEFENFVEKIRKYSLLCPTSTRSQRKLIIILIDDIPVTSGNVAFARLGKCLTGLIQSTQVPTVISLTHYHKSESNDTAMWNSDDLESLLQGAGAHKIAFNPVTTNSIEKILIKICKEECCNASEELVHQIAISSGGDIRHAIMSLQYYCHDPRRQNSALATSGRHAGSKSCDSLVPGQESHGLSSAQPSPCGRDETLTLFHALGKFLHNKRETHGDVDIDLDPFPLKEKLRRKSLKMDVPEKILSQAHGKVRTVADFLYENVLDFIDHEAVDDGWVVASYLSEADCLLAGSPMASYNSENMAQLIAASVAARGVLFGNAHVTPSRWHTIRSPKFWQIEQSFRSTKDQILRERFDCSRTCGSCNFSDIVTEFRPFERWIGPRNDRPGSSSLPHGLEGGSYLIDRLDADVNNSEEDDDVIEDC, from the exons atGGGGAAGCGGCCGCCGGTCGTcgtcctctcctcttcctctggcGAAGATGGCGGCGGGGGGCGCCGCGGCCCTTCGGCGCGGAGACCAAGGACCCCTGCGACCGCGCCGGCGCGGGCGCAAGCTCAGGCAGCGAGCGGCTCGAGGAAAAAGCCGCGCCACGAGGGCAGCGCGGGGAGGGGGCGCCGCCGCGCCTCGGACGCCGCGCCGTCCGACGCCTTGAAG GCTGAATTTGATATGCTCTCTGAAGAGTTTTCAGAATGCCTTAATGACTTGGGCATGCCAG GATCTATACGGGAAACAAAAGAGCTTTGGGTTGACAAGTACAAGCCCCACTCATCGGCAGAGCTTGCCGTTCATAAAAAGAAG GTTGAAGATGTAAGGAAATGGTTGGAAGAAAAGCTGAAGGCACCAGAG CAAACAGTTGGAGGATGGACCCTTGTCCTAACTGGGGAAACTGGTGTTGGAAAATCA GCAACTGTGAAAGCAATTGCTGCGGACCTTGGAGCGGACTTATGTGAGTGGACAACTCCAGTACCAACACTGTGGGCTGAGCATGTGCATGCTAATTCAG GATTACGCTACATATCCAAGTTGGAAGAATTTGAAAACTTTGTAGAGAAGATAAGGAAATATTCACTGCTTTGTCCAACCAGCACCAGATCTCAAAGAAAGCTTATTATTATTCTGATTGATGACATCCCTGTAACAAGTGGGAATGTTGCTTTTGCAAGACTAGGAAAATGTTTGACTGGTCTGATTCAAAGTACTCAAGTACCGACTGTCATTTCACTTACCCACTATCACAAAAGTGAGAGTAATGATACTGCAATGTGGAATTCCGATGACCTTGAGTCCTTACTTCAAGGTGCTGGTGCTCATAAG ATTGCTTTCAACCCCGTAACTACAAATTCTATCGAGAAAATTCTTATTAAAATATGCAAAGAAGAATGCTGTAACGCATCTgaagaattagtgcatcaaatAGCAATATCCAGTGGAGGTGATATCAGACATGCAATAATGTCTCTTCAATACTATTGTCATGATCCGAGAAGGCAAAATTCTGCATTGGCAACAAGTGGTAGGCATGCTGGTTCGAAGAGCTGTGATTCTCTGGTTCCAGGGCAGGAGAGCCATGGCCTTAGCAGTGCACAACCCTCTCCATGCGGAAGAGACGAGACACTTACACTATTTCATGCGTTGGGGAAATTTCTGCACAATAAGAGGGAAACACATGGTGATGTTGATATCG ACCTGGATCCATTTCCTCTTAAAGAAAAGCTAAGAAGAAAATCACTCAAAATGGATGTTCCAGAAAAGATTCTTTCACAAGCACACGGAAAAGTACGGACAGTTGCTGATTTTCTGTATGAAAATG TTCTTGATTTCATTGACCATGAAGCTGTTGATGATGGATGGGTTGTGGCGTCATATTTGAGTGAGGCGGATTGTCTTCTTGCTGGTAGTCCAATGGCATCATACAACTCAGAAAACATGGCACAACTCATCGCTGCTTCTGTTGCAGCACGGGGAGTTCTTTTCGGAAATGCTCATGTCACACCCTCAAG GTGGCATACAATCCGGAGCCCGAAGTTTTGGCAGATTGAACAGTCATTTCGATCTACTAAG GACCAGATTCTAAGAGAGAGATTTGATTGTTCAAGGACGTGTGGTTCTTGCAACTTCTCTGACATAGTCACGGAATTCAGACCATTCGAGAGATGGATCGGTCCTCGTAATGATAGGCCTGGAAGCAGCTCCTTGCCCCACGGTCTGGAAGGTGGCTCTTACTTGATCGATAGACTTGATGCAGATGTAAATAACTCTGAAGAAGATGACGATGTGATAGAAGACTGTTAA
- the LOC133912023 gene encoding formin-like protein 5, with the protein MENVLLDQSTGSFELPRGVSRCRWGLGARRPVTPRGSYSGSFPMCQPYHDLHKGSAWSSAPELPYARPPIYSSPSLPLLPSNQPPLLPLPPTATKYATFPCLPAAPPPPRAGRGAAAPATTTVPTPAPAPRQRDRRRRPARPPPTSTEPPRAQKKKPLERATPLPPTPVVTEALDDLEQEVARNFVQDLLHALAPPPSSLPLPRFSIIVKASPATAAGVVAPVAPSCNVEAAPADGIRGLLRL; encoded by the coding sequence ATGGAAAACGTTCTTCTGGATCAATCCACCGGAAGCTTCGAGCTCCCGAGGGGCGTCAGCCGCTGCCGGTGGGGGCTCGGCGCGAGACGGCCGGTGACGCCACGCGGCTCATACAGCGGCTCCTTTCCGATGTGTCAGCCATACCATGACCTGCACAAAGGTAGCGCGTGGAGCTCGGCTCCCGAGCTTCCGTACGCGAGGCCACCGATATACTCGTcgccctctcttcctctcctgcCGTCCAACCAACCGCCTCTCCTGCCGCTCCCACCCACCGCCACCAAGTACGCCACTTTCCCTTGCCTACCAGCTGCTCCACCGCCTCCACGTGCCGGCAGGGGCGCGGCAGCGCCGGCAACCACCACTGTTCCAACGCCAGCCCCTGCGCCGCGCCAGAGggacaggaggaggaggccggcaaGGCCGCCGCCGACGTCGACAGAGCCGCCCAGGGCGCAGAAGAAGAAGCCGCTGGAGCGggcgacgcctctgccgcccaCGCCTGTGGTGACCGAGGCGCTGGACGACCTCGAGCAGGAGGTGGCCAGGAACTTTGTCCAGGACCTGCTGCACGCGCTCGCGCCGCCGCCCAGCAGCCTGCCGCTGCCCAGGTTCTCCATCATCGTGAAGGcgtcccccgccacggccgccgggGTGGTGGCGCCAGTCGCGCCGTCCTGCAACGTGGAGGCCGCCCCCGCTGACGGCATCCGCGGCCTCCTCCGCCTGTAG